The genome window ATAGTGTTAAATTAGCTGAGTAGGTCTACGCGTCGGCGTCTCCGACAAGCTTCGCCTTGTGCTCCGCCGCATAAGACCGGAGGGACTTGCCTGTTAGCTGCCGGCCCTGAAGCTTGGACAGTTCCAGCGTGCCCGCGGTGTTCCGGCCAGTCTGCCAGCTTCTACGCGTCCAGTAGGTGCCTTCGGCGACCGTAAAGTCGTCAGTCGTCAGCACCAGGTCGGCGGCGCCGAGGTGGGTCCCCTCGTCCGTGGAGGCGTGGTTCGGCGTGTGCTGGCGGTACACGTAGGAGAGGTGGAGCCGGCCGGTGTGCTGGTCATGACCAAACCGGAGGCGTGAGCGAACCCACGGCGAGCCGCCTCGACCTTAGCGTAGGATTTCGCTCTCTCCTGCAAATGACCCCGAGATCGCCGTCTTTTAGCATATGGGCGAGTTAATGTGTGGGCATGAGCCCATTCTGTTGGTTGCTTGGGTTAGGTGACGCCTCGGCCGAGCGCCGCGTTAAGCCCTTGCGCGCTCGCCGCCAAGGCCTCCAAGAGTTCGTCCTTGCGCCGGCGATCGGTCGTCGCTGGGACCATGAAGCACAGCGTTGCGACGGGGGAGCCGTCTCGTTCGCGGATCGCCGCGGCGAGGCAGGTGGTGAAGGGATCCGACAGACCTGAAGTTTCCGTCACGCCTTGGCGGTGTGCCTCGCGGACCTGATCGAGGAAATTCTGTCGGTCAAGGACCTCTCCGGAGGGGAGGCGGAAGTCTTCCTCGGGGATCAATTCAAGGATCTTGTGATCGCTGAGACCTCCGAGAAGAAGCCGGCCCGAGGCAGTCCAGGGAATCGGAACGATGACACCGGCCTCAGAACTTATCCGGAAGAGACTGGCGCCAGGGTGCATGAAGGCGACCGTGTACTTGTTATTCACGAGGACGCAGAGTTGTGCCGTTTCTCCCGACTGACGGCTGAGGCGGATGACTTCGTCGCGGCCGAGTCGCGTCACCGGCTGCGACTCCAGGTAGGCGTCCGCGTAGAAGTAGACCTGCCGCCCGAAGAAGATGTCTCCATCGCCATTGGTCTCGAGAATCCCCGCCTCGGTAAGCCGTGAGATAAGGCTGTAGATCGACGAGCGAGGCGCGTTCAACGCTTTGGCCAGCGCCCCGATCGGCATCGGTCTGCGCACTTCGCGAAGATGTTCGAAAATCGAGATTGCCCTGTCGATTCCGCGCGCTCTGCCGTTTTCACCATCCGCCACGTTCGCTGCTCCTCAATCGCTTTCGGCAACATCTTCACAGAGGCCTTGCACGGACACCATTGGCTGGCTAGCCTCATCTGTAGACAAGCTGTCCATTATACGGGACAATATTTGGAGATATCTAGTGACGAAATCAACTGCAGTCGCCGCAGAGCCGGGCATTAAGCGCATCGACAGTGGCATCCGGATGAGCCAAGCCGTGATCAGCGGCGGACAGGTTCACGTGGCGGGGCAGATCGCGGAGGACACGACGGCCTCTATCACCGAGCAGACGCGCCAGGTTCTCGGTAAGATCGAGCGCCTGATCGCCGCGGCGGGTGCGAAGAAGTCCGATCTCATTGCGGTCAATGTCTTCCTGCCGAACATCGTCGACTTCGACGCCATGAACGCCGTCTACGATGCCTGGATCGATCCGGCGCATCCACCGGCACGCGCCTGCGTCGAGGCGCGGCTCGCCGATCCGGATCTGCGCGTCGAGATGACCGCGATCGCGGTCGCCCGGGTGTAGTCTGCATGTTGGCGGCTTGGAACAAACGTTTCTCCGCTATTGCACCGGTTCTGCTTGGAAGCAGGCTACTTGTCGCCGGCGCCACCTTGTTTCTGTTGGTACTCGGGGCGATCCTGTTCCTGCCGCTCTTCATGCCGCTCGATCCCCTGGCGCTCAACTATACGGCCATCCTCGCACCGCCGGGCTCCGAGCACCTGCTGGGGACCGATGCGATGGGGCGCGATCTGCTGGCGCGGATCGTCTACGGCGGCCGCAGCAGCGTGATGATCGGTGCGCTGGTGATGGTGGTGACGGCCCTCGTAGGGACGTTAATCGGTGTCCTCGCCGGAACGTCCCGCCGCCTGGACGGGCCGCTGATGCGGTCGATGGATGTTTTGATGGCATTCCCCGTGCTGCTCCTCGCCCTAGCAATCCTGGCCGCCCTCGGGAACACCGCGCTCAACGTGGTTTTCGCGCTGTCGCTGGTCTACATTCCCCGGACCGCCCGCATTGTCCGGGGCGAGGCGCTGGTGATACGCTCCCAGCCGTTCGTCGAAGCGGCACAGTCGATCGGCGCCTCTCGGCTCCGCATCCTCTTCGTCCACATTCTGCCGGGCGTGCTTCCTGCGCTCATGGTGCAGGAGACCTTCCTCTTTGCATACGCCATCTTGGGCGAGGCGGGGCTGAGCTTCGTCGGTCTCGGCCTGCAGCCGCCGGATCCGAGCTGGGGGAACATCCTCGGCGAGGCGCGCGCGACCTACCGCACTGCACCTTGGCTCATGATATATCCGGGCCTCGCGCTCGCGCTCACCGTACTCTCGCTCAATCTACTCGGCGACGGGCTGGGCCAGGCGATCGACCCTAAGCGGAGAAATTAACCGATGCACGACAGCAGCTCCAATGCGCACTGGGCTGAACCCGCTGCCGCCGACAAGGGCTGGTTGCGAAGCCTGGAAACGGGCCAGCGTTATGCCATGGGACCTCTCTTCGCTTGTCCCGCAACGGGGGGGGAACTGAGCGTCGAGGTCGATCTCGAGGCGGCAGCGGAGAGCTTCGCCCAGGATTGGAATCAGGCCGGATCGATCTGGAAGCGCTTTTCCGCCGTGCTCGCGCCATTCAACGCGGACCGTGCCGTCAGCCTGGGCGAGGGCAGCACGCCCCTCGTCCGCAGCGAACGGCTCGCAAGGGAGCTCGGTCTGCGCAACCTTTTCTTCAAGCTGGAAGGGTCGAACCCCACAGGGTCCTTCAAGGACCGGCAGATGTCGGTGGCATTGAGCATGGGCCGGCTCTGGGGCAAGACGTTGTACGCGACGATTTCCAGCGGAAACGTCGGTAATGCGCTATCGGCTTATTGCGCAAAGGCGGGTGCCGAGGCCCATGTTTGGGTCGCCGAGAACACCGCGGAAGCCAAGCTGCGCCAGATCGCCGTCTACGGCGCGCAGCTTTACCATATCCCTGCGCCCGGCCCCGGGAAGATGCGTGCCTACTGGGAGCTCTTCGCTGGAATGCGCGCCTTCTGCGAAGCCAATGGCGCGATGCCGATGGTGTCGGCCCGGCCCGTCAACCCCTTCATGGTCGAGGGCACGAAGACGATCGCCTTCGAGCTTGCCGCAGAACTTGGTTCGGTTCCGGACGAAGTCTTTTGCTGTGTCGGCGGTGGCGGCCTGCTCGGCGGCGTCACCAAGGGGTTCAAGGAGCTTCGCGAGATGGGGCTCGCCGACAGGCTGCCCCGGATGACGGGCGCGCAGCGCTCCGATCAAGAGCATGCGCCTATCAACCGACTGCACGAGGAGCCATACGTCAGCGGCGACTACTATCTCCCGCTCGACGGGGACTGGGCCGCGGAGTCGATCGCCGAGACTGAAGGCCAGCTCGATCTCGTCACCGATACCGACATCCTCGAGGCCCAGGCCCTTCTGGCAGAGCGCGAGGGCATCTTCGCTGAGCCGCAGGGCGCCTATGCCGCAGCCGCTCTTCTAAAGGCGTCGCGCGAGACGCGAATCGACCCCGACGCGACCGTCGTCTGCACGATCACCGGCACCGGCCTCAAGGACATGGCGGCCACGGCCCGCTTTGGCGAGGTCGTGACCCCAAAGCGGATAATTCAGGCGCAGAACCTGAACGACGCGACCTTCGCAGGTGCGTCCGCGAACTGACACATCAACACAATTGGGAGCGTAACTATGCAGAGCACGTCAAGATTTCTGGCCGGCGCGGCGCTGGTGGCCGCGTCCACCACCACCGCCCTGGCAGAGTGCCAATCGATGGGCGGCACCATCGAGGCGGCCATGACGACCAATGCCTCGACAATGGACCCCATCCTGTCGACCACGAACGCGAGCCGTCAGGTGTCGATCTACATCTTCGAGAGCCTCGTGACGCTCGACGATGCGTACCAGCCGATCGGCCAGCTCGCCGAAGACTGGGAGCGCAGCGAGAATGGCCTGAGCTATATCTTCCATCTCCGCGAGAACGTCCCCTTCCACAATGGCGATATCCTTGATGCCGATGACGTGACCGCGTCGCTCCAGCGCTTCCTCGCGTCGTCGCCCGGCGCGGGCCGATTCGATGCCGTGGAAAGCGTCGAGACGGTCGATCCCCTGACCGTACGGGTCACGCTTTCGGAAGATTTCCCCTTTATTACCAATCTGGCGATGCCCTCTCCGGTCGTGGCGATCATGCCCAAGGAGATTGTTGACGCTGCGGGCTCGGACGAGATCCGGGGCGAGGACATCGTGGGCACGGGGCCTTTCTCGCTTGAAAGCTGGACGCCCGACGTGTCCATCGACCTCGCGAAGTTCGAGGACTATCCCACCGATGAGCGTTACGAGGGGCCAACCGGCTTCGGCGGCGCGCGCACGGCCTGCGTGGACCTGGTCCGGCTCCTGCCCGTGACCGAGGAATCGAGTCGCGTGGCCGGCATCCAGACAGGGGATTTCGACTACGCCGAAGCGATCTCGATCACCGCGGTGCCCGAGCTTCAGGAAAGCGACGAGGTCAACGTCGAGATCGTGAAACCCCGCTGGGCGATCGTGCTTGAGCTCGACCATCGCAACCCGCTGATGCAGAATGTGGCCTTCCGGCAGGCTCTGCTTGCAGCGATCGATCCGCAGCAGGTCCTGCTTGCCTCGGCCTTCGGCCGCGAGGAGTACACGCGCGTCCAGCCGAGCATCTTCTTCCCCGAACAGAGCGGCTTCTACACCGAGGCCGGCGGCGATGCATATGGCACCCGCGACCTCGACAAGGTCGAGGACCTTCTGGAAGAGGCCGGCTACGATGACGAGCCCGTTATCTACCTGACCAACCAGAACTACGGTTGGATGTTCAGAGCATCTCAAGCGATCGCAGCGCAATGGCGCGAAGCCGGGATCAACGTTCAGACCGAATTGATGGACTGGCCGTCGCAGATCCAGCGCGCCCAGACCCAGGATGACTGGGCCGTGAACCAGACCGGCTGGTCGCCGCGCTTCGACCCCTTTCAGGTCCTGACCTCGATCCAGTGCGACTCGATCTCGGCCTTCGGCTACTGCGACGATGAGATGCAGGAACTGCTGGCGACCATCAGCTCGGGTGCCGAGGCCGACGAGCGACAGACTGCCTGGGAAGATATCCAGCAGAAGATCTGGGACGACGTCGTTGTTCTGCGGGTTGGCGATTACTTCGAGCCTGAGGCGACCCGGGCGGGGCTGACCGGCTACGAGCCGTTCTACGTAACGCCGCGCTTCTGGGACGTTTCGAAAGCCGAGTGAGGTCCGCGCATGGCCAGCATGATCTTCCGCCGTCTGCTGCTTTTCATCCCGATGTGGATTGCAGTCAGTATCCTGTCCTTCGTCATCGTTCACGCGACACCGGGGGACCCGGCGGCTAGCTTCGTCGGCATGGATACCGGGGCGGAAGGCATGCAGGCCGTGCGCGAGAGGCTCGGTCTCGACCAGCCCTACTTGCAACAGCTGGGCAGCTGGGTCGTGAACAGCATGCGTGGTGACTTGGGAGAGTCCTACTTCCTGGGCCGCAGCGTATCTCAGGCGATCATCGAAAGATTGCCCGTGACCTTCAGCCTCGGATTCCTGTCGCTTTTGGTCGCCATCGTCATTGGCATTCCGCTCGGCACGATCGCGGCGCTGTCCCCGAATTCCTGGAAGGACGCCTCCTCGATCGTGGTGTCGCTGACCTTCCTGTCAGTGCCGGAATTCGTGGTCGGCATGCTCCTGATCTACATCTTCGGCGTCGAGTTGCGCCTCTTGCCAATCGGGCGATACGTTCCCCTGTCCGAAGGGGTTTGGCCTTGGCTGTATCACATGATCCTGCCGGCATTCGCGCTTGGCGTGGGGCAGGCGGCGCTTCTTGCGCGGATGACGCGGGCCAGCCTGCTGCAGGTCCTCGGGGCCGACTACATCCGGACGGCGCGGGCCAAGGGCTTGCGCGAGCGCCGGATCCTGATCCGGCACGCCTTCCGCAACGCGATCATCACGATCATCACCGTCATCGGTTTGTCGTTCGCCCTCCTTTTGAGCGGCGCCTTCATCACCGAGGCTCTCTTCCAGTTGCCCGGCATCGGCAGCCTTGGGGTCAACGCCGTGATGCGGCGGGACTAT of Palleronia sp. LCG004 contains these proteins:
- a CDS encoding IclR family transcriptional regulator, producing MADGENGRARGIDRAISIFEHLREVRRPMPIGALAKALNAPRSSIYSLISRLTEAGILETNGDGDIFFGRQVYFYADAYLESQPVTRLGRDEVIRLSRQSGETAQLCVLVNNKYTVAFMHPGASLFRISSEAGVIVPIPWTASGRLLLGGLSDHKILELIPEEDFRLPSGEVLDRQNFLDQVREAHRQGVTETSGLSDPFTTCLAAAIRERDGSPVATLCFMVPATTDRRRKDELLEALAASAQGLNAALGRGVT
- a CDS encoding RidA family protein, which gives rise to MTKSTAVAAEPGIKRIDSGIRMSQAVISGGQVHVAGQIAEDTTASITEQTRQVLGKIERLIAAAGAKKSDLIAVNVFLPNIVDFDAMNAVYDAWIDPAHPPARACVEARLADPDLRVEMTAIAVARV
- a CDS encoding ABC transporter permease; the encoded protein is MFLLVLGAILFLPLFMPLDPLALNYTAILAPPGSEHLLGTDAMGRDLLARIVYGGRSSVMIGALVMVVTALVGTLIGVLAGTSRRLDGPLMRSMDVLMAFPVLLLALAILAALGNTALNVVFALSLVYIPRTARIVRGEALVIRSQPFVEAAQSIGASRLRILFVHILPGVLPALMVQETFLFAYAILGEAGLSFVGLGLQPPDPSWGNILGEARATYRTAPWLMIYPGLALALTVLSLNLLGDGLGQAIDPKRRN
- a CDS encoding pyridoxal-phosphate dependent enzyme, whose amino-acid sequence is MHDSSSNAHWAEPAAADKGWLRSLETGQRYAMGPLFACPATGGELSVEVDLEAAAESFAQDWNQAGSIWKRFSAVLAPFNADRAVSLGEGSTPLVRSERLARELGLRNLFFKLEGSNPTGSFKDRQMSVALSMGRLWGKTLYATISSGNVGNALSAYCAKAGAEAHVWVAENTAEAKLRQIAVYGAQLYHIPAPGPGKMRAYWELFAGMRAFCEANGAMPMVSARPVNPFMVEGTKTIAFELAAELGSVPDEVFCCVGGGGLLGGVTKGFKELREMGLADRLPRMTGAQRSDQEHAPINRLHEEPYVSGDYYLPLDGDWAAESIAETEGQLDLVTDTDILEAQALLAEREGIFAEPQGAYAAAALLKASRETRIDPDATVVCTITGTGLKDMAATARFGEVVTPKRIIQAQNLNDATFAGASAN
- a CDS encoding ABC transporter substrate-binding protein translates to MQSTSRFLAGAALVAASTTTALAECQSMGGTIEAAMTTNASTMDPILSTTNASRQVSIYIFESLVTLDDAYQPIGQLAEDWERSENGLSYIFHLRENVPFHNGDILDADDVTASLQRFLASSPGAGRFDAVESVETVDPLTVRVTLSEDFPFITNLAMPSPVVAIMPKEIVDAAGSDEIRGEDIVGTGPFSLESWTPDVSIDLAKFEDYPTDERYEGPTGFGGARTACVDLVRLLPVTEESSRVAGIQTGDFDYAEAISITAVPELQESDEVNVEIVKPRWAIVLELDHRNPLMQNVAFRQALLAAIDPQQVLLASAFGREEYTRVQPSIFFPEQSGFYTEAGGDAYGTRDLDKVEDLLEEAGYDDEPVIYLTNQNYGWMFRASQAIAAQWREAGINVQTELMDWPSQIQRAQTQDDWAVNQTGWSPRFDPFQVLTSIQCDSISAFGYCDDEMQELLATISSGAEADERQTAWEDIQQKIWDDVVVLRVGDYFEPEATRAGLTGYEPFYVTPRFWDVSKAE
- a CDS encoding ABC transporter permease; its protein translation is MASMIFRRLLLFIPMWIAVSILSFVIVHATPGDPAASFVGMDTGAEGMQAVRERLGLDQPYLQQLGSWVVNSMRGDLGESYFLGRSVSQAIIERLPVTFSLGFLSLLVAIVIGIPLGTIAALSPNSWKDASSIVVSLTFLSVPEFVVGMLLIYIFGVELRLLPIGRYVPLSEGVWPWLYHMILPAFALGVGQAALLARMTRASLLQVLGADYIRTARAKGLRERRILIRHAFRNAIITIITVIGLSFALLLSGAFITEALFQLPGIGSLGVNAVMRRDYPVVQGILVIASSFVLIVNLLVDILYRLLNPSIR